The sequence CATCCTTGGCCTCCTGGCCCGCGTCCAGGGCCTGCCGGACGGTCCGCCCGCCCAGCTCGCTCATCACGTGGTCGCTCGCGAAGGACTCCGCGTACGCCTCGCCGAAGTGCTCGTACATTCGCCGCCAGAACTCCGTCAGCCTCATGCCCCCAGTATCCCGGACCGCCCGCCCGCCGGTCCGGGCTCCCGGCACCCGGTGCCCGGGCCGCTCAGGCCGCTCGGGCCCGCCAGTCGGCAGCCGTCAGCGCGTACTCGACCTCGCCGTGCTCACTGCCCGCGATCGTCTCCGGGTAGTCCTCGTGGAAGGTGCGCACGTACGAGAGCCCGGCCTTCTCCATCACCCGCCGGGACCCGCTGTTGACCGCCATCGTGTACGCCACCACCCGCTCCACGCCCAGCCCGGTGAAGCCCCGTCGGACCAGCGCCCG comes from Streptomyces sp. TLI_053 and encodes:
- a CDS encoding DUF3046 domain-containing protein; protein product: MRLTEFWRRMYEHFGEAYAESFASDHVMSELGGRTVRQALDAGQEAKDVWRVVCETQGVSGVLR